The window GCCACCTAGGAGCTTTTCCTGCCCCAGTCTCTCTATTCCTAATAGTCACTCACCCTGCAGCCAGGGTCtccattctaaaataaaaagctgaTCAATACTGCTCAAAAAATTGTATGGCTCTGcatgacatatgaaaaaatgtccATACATCTTATCCTAATTCTGGCATTTAAAGCCCTTCAGGAGCTAGACTCACCTGCCTCTCCAGTTGTCTCTCCTGGCCGTTCCCTCTCCTATTCACATCCTATGATCTCATTACCCCTGGTCACATTCTAATCCTTGAATATGCTACCCTGCTATTTCATGATCACAGGTCTTTGTACAGACTGTATGCTTGATTTGAAATGCCCTTTCTTTCCATCTTATCTGGCACAGAACTCCTTCAAGAACTCACATGTCATCTCCTCTGTGAAGATTCCTCAATTCCTAGCAGCAGTTATTCTCAATCCTTTGGGTTCTCACAGTACTTTTACATATACTAAGGTATCTTCACCTTAATACATGAACAGCACATATTACATATATTAGAATTGTACTTTTGCATGTGTGATGTTCCTGTTAGATATTAAGTGTCATGAGGGCAGGGATCATATCTATATCCTCATGCCTTACCATGAGGTCTGAAACAGAAAAGATGTTAAGAAATCCTTACCTGATGAGTACCTGTGTGGGTTGTAAGTGGGCAGACAGGACAGAAAATGCACATGTAAATACTGGAGCCAGGGAAGGGAGAGTTGGGGTACTAACAGAGGGAAATGGGTAATGGGGAAGAGGTGAGAGGGttttgcagggggtggggggtatgggaGAAAGAGGGGAAGCaagggagaagggaaaatgaggcgTAAAGGATGAATAGAGGAAAGTTAAGGGGGAATGAACATGAAAGGAGTGAGTAGGGATAGGGCAAATGAGGGTTATAAGTGAAGAGGGCAGTGGGGATTGTGAAACGGGAATGAGTGAGGAAATGTGGGTGAGGGTTGTGAAGGTGGGGGTGCCAGGAAGAAAAGAATTGTGAGCAAGGAGAGGTGAATGAGCAGAAGGGGGTGATCGGTGAGTAGAGAGTGTGAGTGAAATGGCACTGTGAGTGCGAAGTGGTTAGTGGAGTGATGAGTAAGTGAACATCAATGTCATGAAAGCACAACTGGCCGGATTCTAAGCAGTAAGGCTGAATGCCCAGCCATCTGTGCTGCCTCAAACAAAGGTAGGAAAATCATACATCACATGAGAGttcaatttgtgtgtgtgtgtgtgtgtgtgtgtgtatgggtctgggaatcgaacctgggtctcctacatgaaagctgagcattctaccactgaaccatccatgcatccCAGAGTTCAATTTTGAATTAGACTGAGAAAGGAGATAGGGGTGGTAGAAATAAGTTTTGGGCCAAGTGAGAGAAGAAAAGCACTGTTTCCATGTCACGAGAAAAAACTGGGCCTCACTGGGGACCCAGAAACCAGGTGGCTATAAATCTAACCCCAAACCTTAAGTTGGACCTCACTTACCATGGAAAGTAGCCCTGGAGCTGAGTGTCGAAGTTTGAAATTTTCATCTGCAAATGGCCCTCGGTAAATACTGGCAACTCCGGTACCATCTCCCTGAGCAGAGAGAAGGGAAGTGTTAATGACTTGGAGTGTGGGGCCCCCTGGAACCTAGAAGAAGAATGCTGCTGCACCCAACACCTAGCTTCTTTCCAATCTATCCTCACCCTTTCTGGTCACCTTAGAGCCACATCTTCTTGACTCTATCCTGTAATCAAAGCAAATCCCATCTAAAACTGCTTTGGGACATGGCCAGGGCACCACACAGAATAGGTAAAACAGGTCACAGCTGGCCCTCCCAAAAGACAGGTTGAGACACAGGTAAGTAGGGAACAATAGTACAGTGATCACAAACACAATCCTTGCCATTCCCAAAGACTCTCATGCCTGTAGTCATATAAACTACCCACTTAACTGACTACCAACCTAATTCCTCAAACTACATGGGCACTTGACGGTCTAGTTTGTACAACCACTCTCCTGGTCTAGAGGAAGATACCTAACTCATACTGGCTCAACTAGAGTTCCTTCTCTGGGAGTCTGGAAGTAGGCCACACACTTTCCTTTAGGTTGGACTTGTAACAAACATGTAAATCTGGAAGCCAGAGGTAACTATCTTCTGCTAAATGGATTAGAGACTAGCAGATAAACAGCATGTtctagaaaacagagaaaaaaggacTGCTTTGGTTCTATGTGGCTTTCAATTCCCTGTTCTACTTCTTTTGAATTCCATGAAACACCTTGGTCTTATCATAAATTCTCAATTTCTACATAAACTAGTTTTACTTGCATTATGGAATAATGTGGAGCATTATTATCTTACTTATTTTCAGGTTAGCAAACTAAAGTCAAGGTAATGGAGCAACTTGACCAAAGCCATTTTGCAGTTCCTTGATTACTGATTCATGCTCTTTCATGCCTTTGTGCCTTTTgttcaggctgttccctctgcccagaaCACCCATTTCTCTCCTTCAAATGATGAAATCCCATGGGAATTAAACTTTCTTTGGCCCTCACTCAGGGTCAGGTCCCTTCTTCTATAATGCCCTGTGCTTTCTTTACATCTTTCCACTTATTATAATTGCCTGTGCTGAAAGTCAGCACAGGACAGGTTAAAACATCGGTTCTGAAATCTGAATCCTGGTTCTACTACATAAAGGCTGGAGCAgtttgaggaagttacttttcctcttgtgcctcagtttctatTTCTGCGTAATGGGGATGATAGTTCTACGTTAtttgttttaaagattaaatgaaataatggcaTTAATAACTTAAATAGCAAGCAATCACTACAAGTcactatttattaaatttaagccATCAGTCTTACCCACTAGACAAGTAGATCTCATCAAGGATATGCATCAGAATCAactggaaagcttttaaaaaatatacaggctggggactttgagaggctgttttatatatatatagcctgatgtttagagataagaacaaagctgataaggttggggttaaagtaattcagaacacaggggtaagaaagacattgtttTTTATAagagaaccacacatactctatgagaccataagaagaaaggtttatttggtcttatttggttttattggtttgaaattttctgtagtgcataatctaactcaacctatctgtatagcacatttgaacaaatgaaacacagggagcccagaataagaaagagggcctttaatcctgtatagattaatgtaatgcctggatacatcctagagtatattaagcagataatcaaaatatattggcaaagtcccttgagggataggagaaaaaatatggaactattaaaccttaccatcaaggaatcccctgatactgtgttaaattttagggatacccaaatcaacaggccatcctcttgatcctgaggcttacttttgtgaagcttatgtaggtagggcagagactacctataggtacgcctaagagttacttttggaggacctcttttgttgctcagatgtggcctcactccctctaaacctaactctgcaagtgaaatcattgtcccccctacttgggacatgacatccaggagtaaaagtctctggcaacgtgggagaagactcccaaggatgaatgtGGCCCTgacaccacgggatcaacaattcaatcatgaccaaaaggggggaaagaagtgtaccTAATAAAGTATCgatggcagaaagagttcaaataagaatctagaggttactctggaggtcactcttgctcttatgcaagcttcagttagatcttgctacctatcataacctgccaaccccccaaccaggaccattccaaccaatcctaaagaacacctagggtaatatataagattccacaagggttccatgcactacagcaactttccagaaacccacaacctccagatgggtccctggtccagataagtcccgaaacctagagggcccagtttctccagaacatcagatagttccatctccctaccccatattagtgagagactcttccaacatgaaaaagttacaatggccatagcccaaacacccctaaagaggaggatggaaagatcaaagatgatgatggagttatacagagaagataggattaacaaattaATAggaattctgaatcattaaattggtatctcttttagtctccagtatcttagagcagctagaagtaaaaacctgaaatgtggaattgtaacccatgtcaaactatgaaatatgttctacaactaattgtgctttgaaatttgttgcttttttgtatatgttatttttttcacaaaaaagaaagaaagaaagaaaaaagttgattgtgatgataaaaaaattttaagcctcttagcctcctatattctggagcagctagaaggaaaaatgtgagaggatggtatggtagcctatgacaaactctgggatctgtcctgtaactatttatttaagagtgctttgagaactattgcttttttatttctttgctttgtatacatgttatactacacaataaaaaagaagttaaaaaaaaaaatatatatatatatatacgctgGATCCCAACTCTTTATCTATTAAATGAGTCCTAGCTGTTTCTGATGTTCAGCCTTGGTTAAGAATCAATGCACTAGACCATACTGAGCTCCCTGGAGACAGCTATGTCTTTTCTCTGCATCTCTGGGGGCAGACTAGATCACAGACTGGCAAACTATGGCCTAAGACCAAATCTGGCCAGCCACTTGATTTTGTTAAGTTTTACTGGAAAATGGCCATGTCTGTTCATTTACAaactgtctatggctgctttcaggcaacaatggcagagttgaatagttgagagagagaccacatggcTCACAAAGCTTAAAATACTGAATGGTCCTTTACATAAAAAGTCTGCTGACCCTTGGATTAGATGAATAACTAAGTGTGAAAAGATTAATTAAAGAAATGGTAGAGGATTCTTGTTTTAAAGCCCTTGCTTTCATCACTATACTTCAGCTTTTTTTCTAGATTGGGAGCTCAAGTCCTGATTTCATAGACTCCTTGGGGTTTAAAGGAATATTGAAGGGTATCAAAAGAGCAATCTCTCCCAAACAGttagtaaagagaaaaaataccaGGCACATGTCAGAAAGAGAACACACAGACCCAGTACAGAATCAACGGTCCCTTGTTATGACGGAGACTACAAAATGGGGTTAAAACAGGTTAGGGAAGAAGGAAAGCTGTCCAAATGCAAACctttatttggttaaaaattatcaaataaaacCAAGCTCTGTACAATGGAAAGACCTATATTTAAGTTCCAGATTTATCACTATGAACAGGGGAAGTCACTTCATATCTCTGAACCTAAGTTTCCTGATCTATCACATATTTTACAGAGTTGTCATGACAATCCAATTAGTGTTTGCAAATAATATAGCATTATATAAATGTGAGCTGTCATTATCTTTAACTCCATATATAATGTgcataaggaaaagagaaaacaagttAATTTCCAGTTTCCCAAGGAACATAGAACCATTCTCTATAATCACACTATCTACTGCTCTCCATAAGCCAGAGTAGGGAAAACAAAACTGGTTATTCATAATAAACAATAGAAAGCAACTTACATCTTCAAAACTAGTGGAATGATCAAATAAATTATCATATGGAATAGTAAGCAGCTATTAGAAAACATATTTGAGAAGATGGTGAGAAAATGTGGGCAATTaagtacaaaaaaattaaaacatatgtatGATCTTAAGtcttaaaaagtatatatacatacatatatatgcatacacacacacagataagaTTGACAGTTGTAAACCAAAATGTCTATAGCATATTTCCTGAGAGGTAAAAACAAGGgagattttcttctttgtgcttttcttttacaGTCAGAAAAAAAAGCCCTAAACaaatattattcaacaaataaaaacacaaattcttTGTTCATCGTTAGACAGTCTCAAATTCTTTTGGCTCTTggtcattcaattttttttccctaagggtgGTTCTGAGAAAACTGTTTCTAATATTCAGCCTTCTTGTTAATGGACTACTACCTAACCCTGGGGTTGTCAGCAACTGATGAAATACGTCTGAGCCAAAGACGAATAAGAAGTTGGACCTCTTCCTGCTAAGACAATATGGCAATACAGCAGCTTATAGTGAGAGATagtttctcagttttcttttagaagttaaCAACAACTATGGTCACCCTAAGCCCCACTACCATCACTGTGTGGCCCTGGGTTACAAACGTAAATGTCTATAGGAGCAGGCAACATGAATAAGGAAAATAGGTGGTAGGCACTGTGGTGAAGTGTCAAGTACACAACTTGTCTAAAGGGAGCAGCTACTTGATTGCATCGATGAGGCTATGTGGGAAACATGAGGCCTCATGTACCcctatcttctatttttttaagagaaaacacAACTCCAGAATTTTTGtgacattttcccatttttacaaCACCTTACAGATGAGACAAAATGCACCTGGAAGCACGACTTAGCCTAAAACTTACCCTTTTCCAACTCTACATCGGCTAGGAAAGAGGTCTTTAAAAActctaaataaatacatgaagaaaaaaagtctCCGAGATCCAAGAAAACAGCCATATGACTGTACAATGACCAAATAATATTAATATGAGTAAAGCAAGGCCATGAACATAAGTGGGTGGTTAAGAACAAACACaggtttgagaaagaaaaaaggtgatttatttGGTACCCTCCAATGGGATGGGAGGGGGAGAAGCTTGATATAGAGGACACATACTGACTAGTCAAAAGAAAGGTGTGTTGATCAGTGAAGGAATATTCCACTGGGCTCTCCCAATGAGCAGAAGAAACATCCTTTCAGATCTATCTACCTCTCTTGTCCACTAATCAACTTCTGATTAAAAACTCAGGTTTTCAGGCACTGTGATACcaggaatggaaaggaaaaaaggacatAAGCATTCAATTTATTGGAAAAGGAGTTACTTCTATCCATTTTAAGGCATCTGAGTTCTAAATAAGCTTCATGTGACTTTAATTAGatgccccttcccctccccatcaCCTCCACCAGGAGAAAAGTCAACTAAGTCTGAGGGGATGATTAGAGCTGATCATCAATAGGTATGTTGGGAGAGTCCACTTTCTGGACCTAGAAGACAGAGGTTTGGACCATGGATGTAAGTCATTCAATTGAAGTGCTGATGTCCATCATCTAGCAGTAGTAGTGGCAATCCTGAATCACTATCCCCATCACTATCTCCCATCAAACTTAGCTATTGTTTCAAGACTTAAGACTTGGTCCCCTAGCAAAACAGAAGCAGCAGCGACAACAAAACAAACCCATAGGTCTTTGATAGGAGAGGAACAATACTTACATTAACAAAATCTCCACCCTGTATCATGAAATCCTTTATGACCCTGAAACAGAGGGAGCATAAAGGATTCTGAGAGATGATTCTAAAGTTTAGAAACATGGTTTTATCATTATAGTACCAgattaacaatttttttaaaaaatacaatacttATCATTCTCGCTCACAAAATGATTACTCTCTCCTGGAAAGAGTGAGCTGAGAAGATTATTAACAAAAAAAGgagttttaattataaataagaGCATCTTAGAGTAGACCGAAGTGCATGATCCAGTACTTGAATAGTAACAAAAGGAAGGGGCTCAAGCCCTGCAGGAAAACCACCAAAATAATCACCAAAGCAAAGGGTAGGTGAAGGGCTTGATGTAAAttgtgggaaaaaagaaaacggAGAATGTATGTGAAATGCTAACCCATGAGCTATTATACACataagggctcaataaatgttagatacTGTCCTGACAGGATCCTTAACCtttcttagcctcagtttcctcacctgtagaatGTAGATAATAACACCTACCACCTCACAGTTGTGTTGTGAGGCTTTGGCCTCACAAAGACCATGGCTCTAAATGTCCGATATGCTAATATCATTACTAACCACAGTGAGGACTTTGAGGCAAATGCTAAATGAAACAAAGACACCTGAGTGTTACCACACTCCACTTCCATCTGGCCCAAGGAATTTGACTATCCTAAGGTAATCATACATGGTCATTTTTAAGAACTAGTTCTTAAAtgtggtattttaaaaatcagcattcATACCTACAAGGACATGAAAAAACAGAACATTAGAATTATGGGTAGCTGCTTCTTTTTGAAATAGCTTAAAAGAAGTAGTGGAGGAGTGTAAGTAGAGTTGGTATCTTTAATAATTCTTCAAATCAGTTGCTaagtcaataaaaaaatttcttctcaAGATCCAAGAATTAGTTTCTGATTGTATTTTCCTCTGCCTTTACAGTCTAATGCCCCAAGGAAGTAATTCTTAAGGGCCCCAAGATGGCTTGCCAAAAAACTTACCTGTGGAAGGTGCTCCCTTTGTATCCTATTGGAACCCCATCTTTTCTataaccaaaaagaaagagatttggaATGACGACTGGCTATCACAGGCCATTCCAGTTTATCACACACTCCAATCAACAGGACTCTCCTAAAGAGGGGCGAGGAGAGATAAGGAAGGCAAATGACCTGAGATAGCCTCTTGGGCAATCATTCGATTCCCCAAGACCCTCATTGCAGCTCTAGGACACCCCTCAGGAACAGGAAGAAAAGTCAACCACAACTGAGACTGACCTGAATTCTCCCGTgcagaactgcctgaaaacgaaAGGGTGAACAAGTCAGTCATCACATCATCACACATCCACGAAAACACTAATCTCGGGAGGGAAAGGCAGATATTGGAGCCAGCTATCCTAGAGCCAGCAAACCCGGCCAGAGGTCCAGGTACCGAGGTATGCAGATTAACAAAGTAAACGGACACAGGAACAATCAAATCGTTCTATTCAGACAAAACGATAACCAGAAGAATCATATGTCTCAAGGGCAGTGAatggacagagacagagacacacagaCGTTTCCGCAGACTGACTTGGGCCCATCTTCGGGTGGGGGTAATCCGGTAGAGCTGGATCGTCTCCTTACCTAAAGTTTTCAGCCGTCTTAGGCACAACGTCTGCAAAGAGCTCAATCTTCATGCGACCAACTTCCTGCAACCAGCGGGAGATGGTCAGAGGGCCCAGTTTAAGACCATGATGGCCTCTGGGAGCAAGGAGCACGAACAGCAGGCCCACCTCCCCACCCGCGGTGCCGCTCGGTATCGCTCCCCCTCTGTCTACACAGCCCAACCTTCCGTTGATCCCAGCCCCTTCCCAATCAGGGGGTTAGAATCCGCGAGTCCTCTTCCTTCATCCTCCCACCAGGCAGGGTGGTAGGTTCTGGTCCTATTTCACTTTCTGGCTTCCCAAATCCGCTATCCCAGGCTTAAACAGTTCTGTCTGCCTAGCCCCGTGCAGTTCTCCTTCGGCGCAGGGCTCGGTGGCTCTCTGGGTCTCACCTGGCCGCCAATGCTGACATCAAAAAACACCACGGGGTTGACAGGGCTTGAATTTGCCACCGCCATGGCTCCGACCCGGAAGCAGAAGCCGGGAACGCGGGGTTCAGGCGAATCTAATCCCAGCCCTGCCGTCGGCGTCTGCGGCGCAGGCGCGGAAGAGGCGACCGAGGCCGAGACACGCCCCTGGAGCCCGCCCCCTATCCTGGTGAGCTCACTGGCTCCCGCGCCCAGACGTGTACCGATAACAGGTTCGCATTCTGTTAACTAACTTGGGTGTCCTGAGGGTTAGGGCAGGGGAGAAAAgctgctgttttttttgttttgttttgtttttttctgaatgtcCGCGGGCACCCGACTCACAGGGCTCTAAGTGCGGTACAAATTAGTCTCCGTTAGGCTAGGGGGTTTGGATTGAACAGTCTCCAAGGTCCTCACCAACTCTTGCAGCTGACTTCTGAACCTTCGCTCAGGTTGCTTCTTCCTTCTGACCACTAGTCTGTGAGCCCCATGAAGGCAGAGGCTCTGGTTTGTTCATCCTTCAGGCTTAGAACAGCTTGGCATATAGGACTTATTCAGCCCTTCCTTGAGATCGGGACACTAAAATTTTAGTTCATTCTGCCACGAGTTTACACTTTTGTACCGTCCAGTTCATTTCCCTCACAGCAGCTAGTGCTTTTAAAATAACTCTTCTGCTTAAAAACCACTCCTGGTTTCCCATCATATTTAGAATAGAATCCAATTCCTCCTACAAAGGCCTAAATTATCTGGCTGCCACCTACCTGGTCTTTTCTTGTACTACTTGCCAAATTACTAAGCTCCTTTCTGTTCCAAAGTTATTGAGATAGTTACTGTCTTAGGGTGTTAGGGCTTTGGTACTGCTACCTGCCTGAAATACTATTCCAGATCTTAACGGTGGGGACAGGGTATGCTCCCTGTAATTCAGGATTCAGCTGAGATATCACTTCCTTGGAGAGATTTTACACCCAATCTAAAGTAGCCATTGGTCAATCAGTGTATGTTCTTAATGCCATTCAGTATCTGAAATTATATTGTCTGTCTCTACATCTCACCTCCTGCCACACACACATTCGTTCCAGATAAGATATCAACTCCATGGAAGCACAGACTCTACTCGCCTGGCTGTTCACAGCTGTAGACTGCAGTGCCTACTACTGAATAGCatataagtattcaataaatagatTCAATGAATTGGGTGAAGGAAGGTGACCTGGGTCAAGACTTggagtctgttttagtttcctgggctgctcaagcaaaatcatacaatagtttggcttagacaatgggaatttatttgctcaaggtttgaagctgggaaaaagcccaaatcaaggtgtcatcaagatgatgctttttttcttcctgaagaccgtGGCATACTGGGGCTGGCTGTCATTAGCTTGTCACACAGCAAGACACATAGTGGCACCTCctgctctctgccttctcttcctgtTCCATTGATAAGcaacttctcctttctccccctgTGGCTTTTTGTCTCTGTGCCTGaattctgcttataaagtaccccagtaataggtttaagacccatcttgattgggcTGGGTCACagcttaattgaaataacctcatcagaaggttcccactcacaggaatggattaaatttgaaAACAAGTTTTTGTAGAGTAATTATAGCTTTAAACCgctgtattggttagggttctctagagaaacagaatcaacagggaacacttccaaatataaaatttataaaagtgtctcatgtgactatAGGAacacagtccaaaatctgcagggcaggctgtgaagccgaagattccagtggagggtctggacaaactccacaggagaggctcaccagctgaagcaggaagagagcctatctcttctgaatccttaaaaggcttccagtgattagattgagcatcactcattgcagaagacatttcccttggctgattacaaatggaatcagttgtggatgcagctgacatgatcatgatttaattctgtgagatgtcctcatcgcaacagacaggacagTACTTGCCCCACcatacaaacaggtaccaccacttagccaagttgacacatgaacctgaccatgacagtccaccccttgtcaactttgcAGCtctatatatcaccttaaaccatacctaatttctaaataaattaaaatgcacatttttttctttgacctgacaatacttaactgtcctgcatataactggaaacacattaaatctctccaaaatagggtgcaagtccttgggtaatattcattcttaaacttgataacttacaacttaaatagtataacatgaacaaaacagcattacagtactcgtttctgtaactgatcacgtggtcgtagttcatatttatcactaccttcttccactatccattccatgttccctttaccctcagtaagtACTTCATCTGGCCGTGGTTCTTCGCCTGGTGGGatgaaccaaaccttcattcctgaagtttcagacccattggtagacctgcctggattgggctgttgcagttttccattgattttaatcacagggtatggtagtactaaaagacgccctacgggatctcccatattccaagaaaactcttctttacctcaattgtgtagttgcagtcctatttccccctgatagtcagggtcaatcaccccagacagtaatgcagtccccttcttggcttgctgatccaggggcatgagtagcccaaggtgaccaggtggcagtcttagattacagttcaatggaatcattattgtttctcctggtggaagcactcccccttttgaaactaaaacctgtataccagcagagctcagggtcgcagggacaggaagcaaaaattttcctagtggatcactaggggtaatagtgagtggtgccactcccatttccaccccttgttgattcctggacccatggatcctggctatgggagaaacagcaccataccgCGGATACTGATTCAGagtatatacagcttcctggagaacattaccccagcctttcaaggtattgccacctagttggcactgtaattgagttttcaaaaggccattccactgttctatcaatccag of the Tamandua tetradactyla isolate mTamTet1 chromosome 2, mTamTet1.pri, whole genome shotgun sequence genome contains:
- the PPIH gene encoding peptidyl-prolyl cis-trans isomerase H isoform X2 yields the protein MSALAARQFCTGEFRKDGVPIGYKGSTFHRVIKDFMIQGGDFVNGDGTGVASIYRGPFADENFKLRHSAPGLLSMANSGPSTNGCQFFITCSKCDWLDGKHVVFGKIIDGLLVMRKIENVPTGPNNKPKLPVVISQCGEM
- the PPIH gene encoding peptidyl-prolyl cis-trans isomerase H isoform X1 is translated as MAVANSSPVNPVVFFDVSIGGQEVGRMKIELFADVVPKTAENFRQFCTGEFRKDGVPIGYKGSTFHRVIKDFMIQGGDFVNGDGTGVASIYRGPFADENFKLRHSAPGLLSMANSGPSTNGCQFFITCSKCDWLDGKHVVFGKIIDGLLVMRKIENVPTGPNNKPKLPVVISQCGEM